In Tubulanus polymorphus chromosome 2, tnTubPoly1.2, whole genome shotgun sequence, a single window of DNA contains:
- the LOC141900415 gene encoding protein FAM184A-like: protein MAASTKQPFNYYTTGKYGTLPQKDTEVSQDMHLKMSKKIAQLTKVIYALNTKNDEHEAIIQNIKEQNEEQIQKILAETKTKLEQYRSKIGNDVEQKRKIQSLRDAVEEYERQKNLALGDFERFKKNVETREHDIKTEHTQKIISLSKEIATIKRDYEEQLTRFESLRIQFNADKQSIIEDMKNAHKLKIDELLKTQQGQQTDLESERLKIEREYNERLQKLQDDFDKLTAEKSRLIEDYDGKLNKAQAFYEKELQALRDSQSKAGDEQIRVLRGENDKLRKDYAFLENENKKRIDDLLQQIVTAEDEVEKYKRELEKVKKEFEEKDSNSRNISRQLYEVKNELVETLGRLQLTETDLSSSRLRVEEQAEELLKRSTNIGELEATRLQHEATIKDLRMEVDRLRGKLSHLEKEKGSIESQSQSHQHETNNKIRTLERLLEDLQVEKKTMQEKFEREIVNLEQKSKQKESQLIESHATAFSKLRTQNQSEYDELKKNKDEEIAKIKRELEAMLNNNSEKFREDYESQQAELIRIKNEFNNQLQKANDEISRLEKLISEREQGLGSASSEIETLKNTSEKLKKELESTKNDLKSITDESVITKDELQKLRRLHEEKLREAAEMLEKRVKDISTGKDEDWANRIREECGRIKQQVTTEKETERRLALEQLTKQKDEEMNAARDGWQSKINELLEQISRLKSNIRTKEDQSSSMMDKLRKEAEDENRRLRNEMLEAADEYAKNITRMKQMHEEEIKKVTDQKMQDLIDLEENLKRKHIEDMQCQMTAHKSTVDSLKKQAEQQLKLELEDLTEKTKKDIERLQIELRHKHSIEIEQYSRAHQNQMSAARLELDRALEIAKQKETQYSLQVDELQDDIRHREKHISTLETELNKLQLDIDELAKELDHKGKEILKVRSDANQQIRTREEQMKNQHTQEVEKLIDEHTSQSEAMLVEFNSAQELLKVKIEEYKFLLEEAEERFRNRESRPEDLELIEQLRAALQDKEMAMKKLLDDKKYYQMELVNRETNFNKVFSTAPNVGVMNPLVKPKKYKKNQSATSLTNGKLDPLPGSPFHEEKLNPARPLPPHKKFLK, encoded by the exons atggcaGCCAGCACTAAGCAGCCTTTCAACTATTACACAACTGGGAAATATGGCACCCTCCCTCAGAAAGACACTGAGGTGTCGCAAGATATGCACCTTAAGATGTCAAAGAAAATTGCCCAGCTCACAAAG GTTATTTATGCTTTAAACACAAAAAACGACGAACACGAagcaataattcaaaacatcAAAGAACAAAACGAGGaacaaatacaaaaaatattaGCGGAAACGAAAACTAAACTGGAACAATATCGAAGCAAAATCGGAAACGATGTCGAACAAAAACGTAAAATACAATCGCTACGGGATGCGGTCGAGGAATACGAGAGACAGAAGAATCTCGCGCTCGGCGACTTCGAACGTTTCAAAAAGAACGTCGAAACTCGCGAACACGATATCAAAACCGAACACACGCAGAAAATCATTTCACTATCGAAAGAAATCGCGACGATCAAACGAGATTACGAGGAACAACTGACGCGATTCGAGAGTTTACGAATACAGTTCAACGCAGATAAACAATCGATTATCGAAGATATGAAAAACGCTCATAAATTAAAAATCGACGAACTGCTTAAAACTCAACAGGGACAGCAGACGGATTTAGAATCTGAGCGTCTTAAAATAGAACGAGAATATAACGAACGGTTACAAAAATTACAGGACGATTTCGATAAATTAACGGCGGAAAAATCTCGGCTTATCGAGGATTACGACGGGAAATTAAACAAAGCGCAAGCATTTTACGAGAAAGAGTTACAAGCGTTGAGAGATTCGCAAAGTAAAGCCGGTGACGAGCAGATTAGAGTGTTACGCGGGGAAAACGATAAACTGCGAAAAGATTACGCGTTTTTagaaaacgaaaataaaaaacgCATCGACGATTTGTTACAGCAGATTGTTACGGCTGAAGATGAGGTCGAAAAGTATAAACGGgaattagagaaagtgaagAAGGAATTCGAAGAAAAAGATTCGAATTCGAGAAATATCAGCAGACAG TTATACGAAGTGAAGAATGAATTAGTGGAAACTTTAGGTCGTCTTCAGTTGACGGAAACCGATCTATCATCATCGCGATTAAGAGTTGAAGAACAGGCAGAAGAACTGCTCAAACGATCCA CAAATATCGGTGAACTGGAAGCAACTCGTCTTCAACACGAGGCAACGATTAAAGATTTACGAATGGAAGTTGATAGACTGCGCGGTAAATTATCACATCTCGAAAAAGAGAAGGGATCAATAGAATCACAGAGTCAGTCTCATCAACATGAAACTAACAATAAAATCCGCACTTTAGAAAGG TTATTGGAAGATCTACAAGTTGAGAAAAAAACAATGCAAGAGAAATTTGAGAGAGAAATTGTGAATCTGGAACAGAAATCTAAACAGAAAGAGAGTCAATTAATAGAATCGCATGCCACGGCCTTCTCTAAATTGCGAACACAAAATCAATCTGAGTATGACGagttaaagaaaaataaagatgaGGAGAttgcaaaaattaaaaga GAATTGGAAGCGATGTTgaataataattctgaaaaattccgcgAAGATTACGAATCGCAGCAAGCAGAattaattagaattaaaaatgagTTCAATAATCAACTACAAAAAGCCAATGATGAG ATTTCAAGATTGGAGAAATTGATATCTGAAAGGGAACAAGGCCTCGGTTCAGCTTCTAGTGAGATCGAAACTCTAAAGAATACATcggaaaaattaaagaaagaactagaatcaacaaaaaatgatCTGAAATCAATCACCGACGAGTCTGTTATAACTAAG GACGAGTTGCAGAAATTAAGACGTTTACACGAAGAAAAACTGCGAGAAGCAGCAGAAATGCTAGAAAAACGTGTCAAAGATATCTCTACGGGAAAAGATGAAGATTGGGCAAACAGAATAAG AGAGGAATGTGGTCGAATCAAACAGCAGGTGACAACAGAGAAAGAAACAGAGCGCCGTCTAgctttagaacagttaactaAACAGAAAGATGAAGAGATGAATGCGGCTAGAGACGGCTGGCAAAGTAAAATCAATGAACTATTAGAACAG atATCTCGATTAAAATCGAATATAAGAACGAAAGAAGATCAATCGTCTTCAATGATGGATAAACTCAGAAAAGAAGCCGAGGATGAAAATCGTCGGTTACGCAACGAGATGCTGGAAGCTGCAGATGAATACGCTAAGAATATAACTCGGATGAAACAAATGCATGAAGAGGAAATAAAGAAAGTTACAGACCAAAAGATGCAAGATTTGATT GATTTGGAAGAAAATCTGAAGAGAAAACATATTGAAGACATGCAGTGCCAGATGACTGCTCACAAATCTACAGTCGATAGTTTGAAAAAACAAGCTGaacaacaattaaaactaGAGCTTGAAGATTTAaccgaaaaaaccaaaaaagataTTG aGCGATTACAAATTGAACTGAGACATAAACATTCTATTGAAATTGAGCAATACAGCAGAGCgcatcaaaatcaaatgtcAGCAGCGAGATTAGAATTAGACAGAGCTTTAGAGATTGCTAAACAAAAG GAAACGCAATACAGTTTACAAGTAGATGAACTTCAGGATGATATCAGACACCgagaaaaacacatttcgaCATTAGAAACAGAACTGAACAAACTACAATTAGACATTGATGAATTAGCAAAAGAGCTCGACCATAAAGGCaaagaaatattgaaagttaGAAGTGATGCAAATCAGCAAATCAG AACACGCGAGGAACAGATGAAAAATCAGCATACACAGGAGGTAGAGAAACTGATAGATGAACATACATCGCAGAGTGAGGCCATGCTGGTCGAGTTTAACTCTGCACAAGAACTTCTGAAAGTAAAGATTGAAGAATATAAATTCCT GTTGGAAGAAGCTGAAGAAAGATTCAGAAATCGTGAATCGCGCCCGGAAGATTTAGAACTCATCGAACAATTGAGAGCTGCTTTACAAGATAAAGAAATGGCCATGAAGAAACTACTA GATGATAAGAAATATTATCAGATGGAGTTAGTCAATAGAGAAACCAACTTCAACAAAGTGTTCAGTACAGCACCTAATGTTGGAGTCATGAATCCACTTGTAAAG CCAAAGAAGTATAAGAAGAACCAGAGTGCCACCAGTCTTACTAACGGAAAGCTGGATCCATTACCGGGATCGCCATTCCACGAAGAAAAACTGAATCCTGCTAGACCTCTTCCCCCTCATAAAAAATTCCTAAAATAA
- the LOC141899402 gene encoding uncharacterized protein LOC141899402 gives MRFVTITSSGMLLCLVTVLCIPSITVSDKLADAINELQQDVNKRANNDGGMSDSHGRMLMGTVGTCDNLEDPNGIDWNGDKKDYKCDRKHTFKPNGALDPKYTKYENVRKPPPKHICMQHFRNYPFGPINYNPVIPTAGPHRPNWPVYGEYVFMPRQRWLHSLEHGAIVFLYHPCADPIEVDKFRKIVEKCLYRHVITPNRNLTHERPFALLSWGNIVEMSHANTREATLFIKTHAKHGLEMLHQNGRFNGSTYDRYLDNGKRLLKKAAVAIDGDKSDPHVCRYYESLSGSK, from the exons ATGAGATTTGTGACGATTACATCGTCTGGGATGTTACTGTGTCTAGTCACGGTCCTATGTATTCCATCTATAACTGTGTCAGATAAATTAGCTGATGCTATCAACGAATTACAACAAGATGTCAATAAAAGAGCCAATAATGATGGTGGAATGAGTGATTCACATGGGAGAATGTTGATGGGAACAGTAGGCACATGTGACAACTTAGAg GACCCTAACGGTATCGACTGGAATGGTGATAAAAAGGACTATAAATGCGATAGAAAACACACCTTCAAGCCAAACGGG GCACTAGATCCAAAATatacgaaatatgaaaatgtgcgAAAGCCTCCTCCG AAACACATTTGTATGCAACATTTTCGCAATTATCCATTTGGTCCAATCAATTACAATCCCGTTATTCCAACAGC TGGGCCTCACCGACCAAACTGGCCTGTTTATGGCGAGTACGTGTTTATGCCAAGACAACGCTGGTTACACTCTTTGGAG CATGGAGCTATTGTATTCTTGTATCATCCATGCGCCGATCCAATTGAAGTTGACAAATTCAGGAAAATAGTTGAGAAATGTTTATACAGACATGTCATAACCCCAAACAGAAATCTCACACATGAACGG cCATTTGCATTGTTATCGTGGGGCAACATAGTAGAAATGAGCCACGCCAACACCAGAGAAGCCACGCTTTTTATCAAG ACACACGCCAAACATGGATTAGAAATGCTTCatcaaaatggccgatttAACGGCTCGACTTATGACCGTtatttagataatggtaaaagaCTCCTCAAAAAGGCTGCTGTAGCTATTGATGGCGATAAATCTGATCCACATGTCTGTAGATATTATGAG